Genomic segment of Syntrophus gentianae:
GCTATTTCGGTTACGGTTTTCATGAAGACGCGGTCCGCTCCGCCGTGGAGGTGGCGCGCCAATTCGGCATTGAATTGTAGGCGATGAGAACTTCAGTCGAACACAAGCCTTTTATTCGTTCACGCATTTACGATGGGTTTGTCGAGCACAAGCGCCATCTGCCGGCCGTGCATTCTTTCCGCTATCCCCTCTTTTTCTTCTGCTTCGATCTGGACGAGCTTGCCGGCCTGGACCGGGGCATCCCCTTTTTCGGCCACAATCGCTTCCGTCCTTTTTCAATCCATGACGGGGATTTTCTCGATCCAGGCTCTCTGGACCTGCGTTCAAAGGTGCTGCGGAGGCTGGCGGACGGAATTTCTGCATCCGATATTGCCCGGATCTTTCTCGTCACTTCGGCGCGCTATTTCAACTATGTCTTCAACCCCGTCAGTTTTTACTATGTTTTCTCAGCACAGGAGGAGCTTTTGTGCATCCTGGCCGAGGTGAACAACACCTTCGGCGAGAAGCACCTCTATGTCCTGCGGGACGGGAACGGCCCTGTCAGAACCTATCCCGCTCGATTCACGGCGCAGAAGAGCTTTCACGTCTCCCCCTTCAACAATCTCGAAGGCGAGTATTCTTTCCGGTTTTCATCCCTTGGAGACCACCTGGATATCTCCATCGAATTGTGGCGTGAAGGTCAGCGGGTCTTTGAAGGACACCTGCAGGGAAAGGCCCTGGAGCTGACGACGGGAAACATCGCCCGGATGTTCCTGCGGCACCCCCTGGCCCCTCAACTCACTATGCCCAGAATCTTTTTCGAGGCGGCGCGGCTCTATTTCCTCCGTTCTCTTCCCTATCATGAAAAACCGATGCCCCACTCCCGGATGACGATCCGCCGCAAAGGTCCGACCCTTTGCGAAGGGCTGTCCATGCGGCTTTTCTTCAAACTTTTAACGGGGATTAAAACAGGAGGACTGCAGTTGGGTCTTCCCGACGGCCGCAGGAGATATTTCGGAAACCAGGGAGAACCGATTCAGGGGGAGATGATCCTTCATGAGAACCGCTTTTTTAAAAAAGCGGTTCTTGGGGGCGATGTGGGGCTTGGGGAAGCCTATGTTGAGGGACTCTGGGACTCGGATGATATCGTGGCGCTGTTTTCCGTGCTGATTCGCAATCGCCGGACCCTGTTCAACGGATACCCCGTTTCGGCTTTTCTGTCCCGTCTTAAAAACCGCGTCGTCCATGCCCTGAGGGCTAACGATTCGACGGGCTCGCGGAAAAACATCGAGGCCCATTACGATCTGGGCAATGCGTTCTTTCAAACCTTTCTGGACGGAAACCTCATATACTCCAGCGGGATCTATGGGGATGGGATTGAGTCCTGTGAGGAGGCCCAGCAACGGAAGATCGAACTCATCCTGCAGAAGGCGCAGATTGAAGCGTCGGACTCTGTCCTGGAGATCGGCTGCGGATGGGGCGGCTTTGCGGCGGAAGCGGCAAGGAAGACCGGCTGTCGTTTAACGGGAATCACCGTTTCCGAGCAACAGTCCACCTATGCCCGGGAACGGATGACGCGGGAGGGGCTTGAAGACCGTGTTTCCATCCGCCTTGTCGATTACCGGGACGTGACCGGAACCTTCGACAAGATCGTTTCCATCGAAATGCTCGAAGCTGTGGGGCCTCAGTATCTGAAAGTCTTTTTTTCCACCTGCGACCGGCTGCTCAAACCCGGCGGCAGGGCGGTGTTTCAGGTCATCACCGTGCCGGATCAGAACTATGAGGACTACCGGAGAGAAACGGACTGGATTCAGAAACACATCTTTCCCGGCGGGCATCTTCTGTCCGTATCGGTCCTGGCGAACACCGCCGCCCGGCATTCTTCCCTGGTCATGGAACACCTGGAGGATATCGGGCCCCATTATGCCGCCACCCTGAGAGACTGGCGGGAAAAATTCCAAAAAAACAGACAGGCTGTCCGGTCCCTTGGTTTCGATGAGGCCTTCGTGCGCAAATGGTTGTACTATTTGTCCATCTGCGAGGCGGGGTTCCGTGAGAGGGCTCTCGGTGATATCCAGGTCGTTTTTCGAAAGCCGGCATGAAATGCCGGCGAGAAGAGGCGAAAAGGGATCAAAGAAGCATATGTCTTGAACTCAAGATTTGTTCATCGAAGGCTCAGGGTTGACTCCGAGCATTAGCCGGTCCGTTTTCACGATAAAGGCCATATTTTAGAGGAAAAGGTGATGAAAATATTGTCATTGCTTCTGGGTTTTTTATTCACTGCTCCTTTCGTCTTACAGACCTATTCCCTGATCCCCTTTTTCGGGCGAAAAAAAGCCCTTTGCATTGTCGGAAGGCAGTTGACATCGGCCGCGGTTTTAGGGGTGAAACTATTGATTCCACGTATCCATTCAAAACGGGAGTATTCAATTTTCAAGGAGAAGGTAAAAAGGAACTTCCTGTTTATTGGCAAGCTTTATCATTTAAGGATTGAAAATGAAACGCGGGATAAAATTGAATTTCGGTTCCATTTCTGTCCCGTTGCCAAGATGCTTAAGATCTTTGGATTGCCTGATCTATGCAGGTATTCCTGTGCGGGAGATTGGGAGATTGCAAAGGAGAACAAGGAATATTGGACGTTTTCAAGACAAACGACCATCGGAACCGGGGGGCGGTATTGCAATCATACCTACTCAAGAAAGGAATAACCCCTTTCCCTTTCATTCGTCGGGAGGTTTCCAAAACCCTGATTGACAGGAGAAATTTTCTCAGGTAATCGATCCTTGCATGAGACCAATAGAGGGAGAACGTACTCCCCTTGGGTGAAAATTAAATCAGAATTCCGGAGCGGGTTGTCTCGATAAGAAAAATTCAAGTGCCGGGCTGCGGATCTAAATTTTTTTAGAGGTTGTACATGGAGAAATTGATTGGGGAACTGAGGGATAAGATTATTGAAACGTTGAACCTTATGGATGTGGCGCCCGAGGACATCCCTCTGGATGATCCGCTGATCGGTACGGAACTGGGGCTCGATTCCATCGATGTGCTGGAGCTTGTCATGATGCTGGAAAAGGACTACGGCGTCGTCGTGGACAGCAAGGAACTGGGGATGAAAGTGTTTGCCTCCCTGAGGAATCTGGCCCAGTACGTCCAGGAAAACCGCGTGGAGATGACGGATTGACCCGGAAGCGGATCTTTGTTACGGGGATGGGCATGATCAGCCCCCTCGGTTCAGATGTGCCGAATACCCTGCAGGCTCTGAGTTTTTCTAGATCGGGCCTCAAACCGCTCTCCAGGTTTCCGGCTCCCTGTCTTCTGCCCGTCGGTGAGATCCCGGATGGAACACCGCTGGTGGAACCAATTCCCGCCACGCATCGATACGCCCTGGCTGCGGCCTTCGAGGCGGTCAAGGGCCAGTCCGGACCGCCGGAAAGCGTGATCGTGGGAACCACGACCGGCGGGATGCCGCTGACGGAAGAAAGGTTGAGGCAGGGAGTGACCGATCCCGCCGCCTACCGTTATCACGCCACCTCATCAATCGCCGAAACAATCGCACAAAAACTCAACTGCCGGGGACCGGTCTGGACCATTTCCACTGCCTGCTCTTCCGGGGCGGTTGCCCTGGCGCTGGCCCTGGAACTGCTTCGCAATGGCCGATTTCAGCGGGTTCTGGCCGGCGGCGCCGATGCCCTGTGCCGGTTGACCTATTTTGGCTTTTCCAGCCTTCAAGTTCTCGATCCCCGGGGAGGCCACCCCTTCGACCTTTCCCGGAAAGGATTGTCCCTGGGGGAAGGGGCGGCGATGCTGTTCCTGGTGGCGGCGGAATGTCCGCCGGAAGGGGCGCTCGTCGAACTGGCGGGAGCGGGATTGTCCTGCGATGCCTGGCACCCTTCGTCACCGCAACCGGAGGGGGCCGGCGCCCGGAAAGCCATGGCAAAGGCACTGGATGATGCCGGAATCTCCCCGGCTGAAGTCGATCACGTCAATCTTCACGGGACAGGGACGCCGGACAATGATTCCGCCGAGGCGTGGGCCCTTAGGAAGCTCTTTAGAGACGGCGTGCCGCCGATTGCTTCCGTTAAGGGCGCCTTGGGGCATTCCCTGGCCGCAGCCGGCGCCATGGAAGCGGTGATATCCGCTGCGACAATTTTATCGGGAAGGATCCCTCCGACGGTTGGGTTTGAAGTGCCTGATCCTGAGTTGAGTCTCTACCCCTCTTCGAATTCCGTCAAGACTGCGGTGAACACCGTCTTGTCCAACTCTTTCGGCTTTGGCGGGAACAATGCGGCACTGGTCTTTCGCCATCCTGAATTTCCGGGCAGGCATCGGGCAGGTGACAAGGTGTCTTCCTTTTCCATTCTGGGAGAGGCCTGTCTAACCGGTGTCGGGAATCTTGCCGAAACGCTTTCCGCTCTGGAGGCAGGCAGATCCTGTTCGGGGCAACAGGATACGGCGATGCTTTCCCGATCCCTGGATGGCCGGGCCGTCCGCCGTCTCAAGAGGCTGCCGCGCATGGTTCTTTCCCTGGCAAAGGCCGCCTGTCCGGATCGGGTTTCGGGGAACCAGCTGAGTTCCGTCTTCTTCGGCACGGGATGGGGGCCCCTATCGGAGACCCATGATTTTCTCACCCGGCTTTTCGAATCAGGGGATCGTTTTGCCAGTCCCTTCGATTTTATCGGTTCCGTTCACAATGCACCGGCGGGACAGGTGGGCATGGAATTTCAGGCCACCGGGCCGAACCTGACGCTGACCGGCGGCGAGGCGGCCTTTGAGCAGGCCCTGGACAGCGCCGCGCTGCTGGCTCCCGGGGGCGAAGAGACGCTGCTGGTGGTGGGGGCGGATGAATATTCCCCGGCGTGGACGCCCCTTTTTGATCGCTCGGCGGTTATGGGCCCGCCTTCAGATGGTGGAGGCGCGCTCTGGTTGAAAAAGGCGGCTTCAAATGAGGGATTGAGAATCCTGGCGGTCTTTTTAGGATCGGGGGAACGGAACGACCGGGTTGTAGAAAATCTGGCGTACTGTCTCGGTGGAGGAAAGGAGTTCTGCCGGCGAATCGGTGCGGTTCTGGTCGGACTTCCCGCCGCGCAGTACCGGGAAGGTCGGCAACGGCTGACAACGTTCCTCGAACGGACCGGATTTACCGGACCGGTGCTCGATTATCGCAAGGTGATCGGGGAATTTGCTTCGGCGTCGGCGGTGGCCACGGTTCTGGGCGTGTCTTTTCTCCGGGAAGGGGAGATCCCAGCGGCGCTGAACGATGGTCAAGCCTTTCCCCTGAATGGTCGGGGGATTCTCGTTCTCGGTCTGGGGAGCGAAGTATCCGCCGTGGAGATTCTGGGCTGATCGGGAAGGACCGGGATGAACGTTTTATTGATTTCCGCCAATACGATGACCTCGACCTATGCGATCTACCCGCTGGGGCTGGATTATGTGGCCGGGGCGCTGCAGCCGAAGCATCGGGTGCGGATCCTGGACCGGAATCTCTATGCAGATCCGGAGACCTTCCGCGAGGCGGTGCGAGAGGCCGCCCCAGAGGTGGTCGGGATATCCATCCGGAACATCGACACCACGGATATCTGCCATAGTGGTTCTGCCCTTGACGGATGCCGGGAGGTTCTCCGGTCCGTCCGGTCCGTTTCTTCCGCGCCGGTCGTGCTGGGGGGCTGCGGATTTACCCTTTTCCCGGCAGAACTGATGAACCGGATGGAGGCCGATTTCGGGATCGTCGGCGAAGGAGAACGGTTCCGTGCCTTTCTCGATGTCCTCGAAGAGGGCGGGGACGTATCTTCCCTCCCAGGCGTTGTGTTGAAGGGTCAAAGGGTATCCCTGCCGGCACCCTGGCAGGAGGAGGCCTGTCGGGCCTTTGATTCAGCAAACGCCCATGTGTCCTTTTACCTGCAGCGGGGAGGAATCCTCAATCTTCAGAGCAAACGGGGCTGCCCCTACGAGTGCATCTACTGCACCTATCCCGAAATTGAAGGCCGTCGATTCCGGTTCCATGACCCCCTGGCGGTGGCCCGGGAGGCTCGCGCCCTTCAGGACGGCGGGGCGAAGTTTCTCTACTTTACGGATTCCGTCTTCAACAGCCATGAAGGCCACAGTCTGGCCGTGGCGAAGGCCCTGATCCGAACCGGCGTTTCCATCCCCTGGGGCGGCTTTTTTGCCCCGGTTCCTTCCCGGGAGAATTTTTATCGGAACCTTGCCGATGCCGGCCTGACCCATGTGGAATTCGGAACGGAATCCCTCTCTGACCGGATGCTGATGACATACCGGAAGCCCTTCCGGACGGCCGGTGTTTACGGGGCTCACCAGCAGGCCCTTAAGGCAGGCGTGCATGTGGCCCATTTCTTTCTTCTGGGCGGTCCCGGCGAGAGCGGGGATACCCTGGAGGAGACCCTGGCGGGGGCGGAAAGACTGGAACGGGCCGTGTTCTTTTTTTTCTGCGGCCTGCGAATCTACCCCGGTACGGCAATTTACGATGTGGCCCTTCGCGAAGGACAGATTGCCCCGGATTCTTCCCTGCTGGAACCGACGTTCTACCAGTCTCCGGAGATCAGCAGTGCGGAAATTTACCGGCGGTTGCAGGAAAGGTCAGGGGGGCGTCCATCCTGGGTTGTGGGGTCCGGCGGCGAGAAAACAGGGGAAATTCTCTCCCGTCTCCATGGCCGGGGACACTCCGGTCCCCTCTGGGAATATCTGATCCCCCGCCGGCGATGAAGCGATTCTTCCCCCCTCTGAAAACCCCGGCGCTCCGGGCCGGTCTGGCGGCCCTGTTCTCCGCGGCGGCCCTGTTCCCCATGGAACCCCGCTGGAGCATTCTTCCGCTCCTTCTCTTTGTCCTTTCCTGTCTGATGGCGCCCTTTTTCCCCCGCTGGGGCTATTTCCTGCCGGTGATCAGCCGGGGACCTTCGAACCGGCGGGGCGTGGCCCTGACCGTTGATGACGGTCCCGATCCGGAAATGACGCCCCGGCTCCTGGATCTGCTCGGGCAACGGGGGATGAAGGCCACCTTTTTCGTGACGGGCAGGCAGGTTTTGAGGCATCCCGAACTGATCCGGAAGATTCTTGCGGAAGGCCATACGGTGGGCAATCATTCCTTCAGCCATGATGTCCTGCTGATGCTCCGGTCGTCACGGCGTCTGGCGGAAGAAATCGACCGGCTGCAGGAGGTCCTCTCTTCTTTCGGTATCCGTCCTCGCGTTTTCCGGCCGCCGGTGGGGATCACCAACCCCCGACTCGGTCCGGTTCTCCGCCGGCGGGGAATGTCCTGTGTGAATTTCGACTGCCGGGCCTTGGATGCCGGCAACCGCCGGATTAAAGGGATTTCCCGCAAACTTCTAAAAAAAATGCGGCCGGGCAGCATTCTCCTGATCCATGATTTTCGGCCCTCGGAAAAGACGGACATTCGACAATGGATTACGGAAATCGATGCCCTCCTGGAAGGGATCGCCCGATGTGGATATAAAGTTGTCCCGCTCCAGGAATTAACCGACATCCCGGTTATGGAAAAAGGCATTCCCGTTGCATAAAAAAATTTTGCCTGACTCTTAAAACAGTGATATAGACGACAACTTCGATGTAGAAACATGAAGTTTCCAGCTGCAGTCTCGGATCATCGGCCGACAGGAAGAAGAGGATGGAAACCTGGGATATTCCGGCAGACATGACTTTTCAGCCGCCGAATGGCGTGATTCTTCAGGCCAGGGCGCCGCAGAATTCGCCATGGTTTGACGGTCACTTTCCCGGACAGCCGATCCTGCCCGGCATTGCCCTGATTTCTCTGGTAAAAAAAGGCATCCGTTTTTTCGGCGAAAAACAAAAACTGAATTTCCAGCATTTCGGGATTCGCAAAGCAAGGTTCACCCTGCCCATACGACCGGGCGATGCCTTTGAAATCTCGCTGCTGTGCCGGGTTTCAGAGGGGAAACTGGTTGCTTCCTTCAAGATCCACTTCAAGGGAGAAATGGCGGGAAACGGCATTGCGGAGGCTTCCTGTGCGTCGGAGTCTTGAAGAGCTGGTCGATTTGAAATTTTGTGTTTTTAGGGAGGAAGTTACAAAATGTCGGTAGATCTGGACATCAATGCGATCATTCGGCGCGTGGCCGAAATTGTCATCTTTGAATTGAAGCTTCAGGAGGTGACGGCGGACACCTTTGATCCGGAGCTGGATCTCGTGGACGAACTGGGGATCGACAGCATGGATCTGGCCACGATTGCCCTGGCATTGCAGGATGAGTACGATATCGAAATCGATGAAGACGATTATCCCGGCTTGAAAACGATCTCCCTCATTGCCCGTTATATTGAAAAAAGGCTGACCGGAAACCCGTCGGCGAACTGAATAACCCTTTTATGGATGCCTTGAAAACGGACATACAGTCGGCGTTTCGGAACGAGCCGAATTTCCCTCGGGAAAGGAAATGGAAATTCTCCGAACTCCTGGCAGAGCCCCCGGTCCGGGAACGCTGGGAGAAGGTGCGCAAGTATTTCTTCCTTCGTGAGTCGACCTTTGACATGACCAACCGCTGCAACCTGCGCTGCGACGGCTGTTACTATTATGAAGGGGAAAAACCCCTTGCGGTCGAAAACCGGGACCCGGAGTCCTGGCGCAAACTCATGCAGGCCGAAAAGGCCCGGGGGATTACCTACGTGGTCCTCGCCGGTGCGGAGCCGTCGCTGGTTCCGGAACTTATGTCCGTGTGCTACGAAGAAATTCCCCTGGGATGCATTGCCTCCAACGGATTTCTCCCCATTCCCGAAGCGATCGGCTATAAAATTCATGTTTCCGTCTGGGGAAATGATGACACCAGCGCCCGCGTCCGCCAGGCCGGTGGCCTACTGGAGCGCCAGATAAAAAATTACCGGGGGGATCCCCGGGCGGTCTTTGTCTACACCTTTACGAAGGAGAATATCGAAGAGGCCTATCCGGTCGTGGATACCCTGGCCTCCTGCGACTGCAGGGTAACCTTCAACATGTTTTCCGCGCCCGTCGGGTATAAGGGGTCGCTGCGTCACGACAGGGAATCCCTTGACCGCGTCCGTGCCGTCATGAGGGACTTGCTGCTTCGCCATCCCCGTCATGTGCTCTTTTCCTGTTACAATGCCGTGGCGCACACCCGGGAAGCGAGCCTCCACGATCTGTTTTCTTGCTCCTATCCCCGGCGAAACAGGTCAACGGAGATCGGTCTGGGCCGGTCTTTCCGGCAGTACCGGACAGACCTGACCTGGGACCGGGAAGCGGCCTGCTGCGTTCCCGATACGGATTGCGCGGATTGCCGTCATTATGCCGCGGGAAGCGCCGTGGTGACTGCGCGGCTGTACCGCCATGTCACCGACCCGCTGACCTTCCGGTCCTGGCTGGATTATGTGGATACCTATCTTGCCGTGTGGGTCATGGGGTACGAAAAAGGGGAAAATCTCTGTAACGAGCTGATTTCGCCCCCCGTAAATTTATAAAATCGAGGATTTATGAAAACCGTAAGTTCCCTGCTGGATGAAGAATGGTATGCGCGATACCGGCGGATCTCCAATCTCAACATCCGCAGTTCCATCTATGACGTGACCAACCGCTGCAACCTCCGTTGCAAGGGGTGTTTCTTCTTTTCCTCCGGCGAACATGAGGCGGCCCGGGAGGAAGAGGATCTCTCGAAATGGGAAGCCTTTGTGGAGAGTGAAAAAGAGCGGGGCGTGAATCTGGCGATCCTGATCGGCGGGGAGCCGACCCTCTTTCTCGACCGCATCGAGGCCTTCTATAAAAGGCTGCCGACCTACTGCGCCACCAACGGTCTCATCCGCGTTCCCCGGGAGCGTTTCCCCGATCTGATGATCGGAATTTCCCTTTGGGGCGATCCGGACGATGAAATCCGCTTGCGGGGGAAGGACACCTTCGCGATATCCAGCCGGAATTATGAAGGAGACCCCTGGACCTATTACCTCTTCACGATCACCCCCCGGCAGGTGGGCAAGATCGAGCCGATGGTCCGGCGCATCCGCGATGTGGGGCTCAAAGTACACATGCAGCTCCTGTCCAATGACGAAGGCGTGGACGGGTTTTCCTGGACGGAGGAACAGCTCCGGGAGGTCCGCTTGGAGATGGACGGCGCACTGGATACGTTTCCGGAAACGGTCATCTCATCAAAATATTACCATGAGATCATCACCACGGGGAAGATGTTCGGCCGTCCCTTCGGCTGGGCGGAATGCCCCTCGGTCACGGAACCCATGGATTCCCGGGACCCCCGCCCCCGGCGGCTGATCCGCTTCATCCGCTGGGCTTCGGATCTGAAGACCATGCACCGCTGCTGCACCTCGGCGACCCGCGACTGTTCGACCTGCAAGGACGGCGCGGCCCATATGAGCTGGGTGATGGTCAACAAACGGGAGCATCTGCAAAGCGCGAAGGATCTGCAGAACTGGATTGAAGTTTATGAGATGTTCGCCAAACTCTACCGCTTCATCCCCTGGTAGGCGAATGGGCCTGTCGTTCTCCCCGGCGCGATTGAACAATCCTTCCAAAATTCTGTTTTCCGGGCGGCATTCATGAATCAGGAAAGGCCGGTTATTCTTGGGTATGACGCGGTTTCACCCCTGGGGGCGGATCTGGAATCCTCATGGCAGCGGGCGCTCCGGGGCGAAAGCGGCATCGGTCCCCTGACTCGCTTCCCCCTGCGCAGGAACTTTCCCGTTCGCATCGCCGGCCAGGTCGAAGAAATCGGCGAGGCGGCCTTTTCATTCCTTCATCCCCGCGACATGGCGCAATGGACGTCGCCGATTTTCCGCCATGCCCTCCTGGTCGTCCATCGGGCCCTGGGAAAAAGCGGCCTGGAAATAACTCAAGACATTGCGCCCCGGGTTGCGATCACCTTCAGCTCGGCCATCGGCGGGCTCGACGCCGTGCTTTCCGCGGATCGCCTTCTCCAGGCCGAAAACAAACTTCCCCATCCTTTCACCAATCCCAACTCCTGCATCAACATGGTCGGGGGAAAGATCTCCATACTGACCGGGGCAACGGGGCCGATAACGTCCACGATTACCGCCTGCGCCACGGGGGCGACTTCCCTGATCATCGGCGCCCTTTTCCTCCAGCAGGGCATGGCCGATGTGGTCATCTGCGGAGCGGTCGATTTTCCCCTGGTTGAGCCGATCGTGGCTGGTTTCGCCACGATGAACGGGGCGTATCGACCGAAGAGCGGGGAAGGGGAGGAGCCACCGCAGCGGGCCAGCCGTCCCTTTTCTCTCCATCGCCGGGGCTTTGTCGTTGCGGAAGGGGCCGCCTGCATTGTCCTCGCGACGAAGGCCTTTGCGAAGGCCCATGGATTGCCCTGGTCCCTGGAGATGGCCGGATGGAGCATGACGGCCGATGCCTTTCATTTCGTCGCGCCCAATCCGGAAACAGTGCAGCGGTGCGTCGAGGAAAGCATCCGATCCGCCGGTCTTTACCCGGCGGATATCCAGGTGGTCAATGCCCATGGGACATCGACCAAAGTGGGAGACAAGGTGGAGGCGGACGTCCTGCGCCGGGTCTTCGGACAAACCCTTCCCCCGATCTCGGCGAACAAATCCCAGCTAGGCCATGCCATGGGGGCCTCCAGCGCCATCGAAACCGTCCTGGCCCTGGAAGGAATGTTGCGAAATACCGTGCTGCCGACGATCAATTATCTGCCCGACCCCGACATCCCCCTGGAGTCGATTGCCGACAAGGCCACCTCCGTGCCCCAGGAATTTCTGCTGAAAAACGCCTTCGGCTTCGGCGGCTGCAATTCCTGCATCGTTTTCCAGCGAACCGCCTGACATCCAACAGGCCGGCGATCATAAGAAGAAGTCACCCTGACGGAATTCATTTCATTTTTTGCCTAACGAAGGCCTCATCGGGAGGCAAGCGTCTTTATTTGCGATCCGGTGAATGCCATGGTTATGGCATTATCTCGTCCACAGGCAGTATTTGCTTCCCATGACGAACAGTAAGAACAGAAAGCCTCGTTTTTTCGACGCGGTAGATTATACGGTAGTTACCATAGATCAATTCCCTTATACTCTTGATGTCTATTTCGGGAACGACCCTGCCAATTTCGGGAAACTTCTTCAGCTCTTCCACTTTCTCAAACACCGTATTGACCCAGTTCTCGGCTGCACTGGGATTATCTGCTGCGATGTACTCTGCTATTTCCGCCACTCTGTCTACCGCCAGAGGTGACCAAAGTATCCTCATTTTCCGATCCGTTTCATTACACGGTTCCGGGCATCTTCATGCTCAATTGCCTGACCTGCTTCTATCTGGCCTAAGGATGTCTGTATGTCTTGAAGCATTTCAATCTTTTCTTGCATGGCTTCGTACTCGCCTGCATCTAGAAGAACCGCCACACCTTTTCCGTGCTGCGTAATGATGAGCGGCCGCTTCGTATCGTGTATCTGTTTGAGAAAGGATGCAATGCCCGTCCTGAACTCCGACATAGGGCGGATATCTTCGTTGATTCTAAGCCTTTTCATATTTCACCTCACATATATTGTACAATATAACGTACTTAATATGTGTAGTCAATAGTGCCATTCGAGGCATCCTTTGATCTCGGCAGGTAGAGGCAAGCCAGATCCTTCACCAAACCAGTAAAATGGGCCAAGATCAAGAGAGTTAAGATCGAACTGTATCCAGATTACACAACCACTCGGTTATCCAGGCGGTCAATGCCCATGGGACATCGACAAAAGTGGGAGACAAGGAAGGGGAAAATAGAGAAAATATCAGGACCGGTCGTATCAACACAAAAGCCCAAAGACTTGCGTCCCTGGGCTTTTTAGGAATGAATGAAGAAGATGAATTAACTGAGTTTTGATGTAATCCGCCTGCGCATGCCAACCAACCCCACAAGACCGGAACCCAGGAGCCAAAAGGCGGCGGGAATCGGAACGGCTGACGCGGTCAAAGTCGTGCTGAGATATGCAGGACTACCGTTGTAGTCGGTTGTCCAAATCCATTGAGCGTTCGAAGCGATATCCGAATGGTAACCCCAAGGGCCAACGCCATTATAGCCATAAGTGCTCGCTGCAGTGGATCCTGTTGTCCAGTCCGGGGAGGTTGTAACCGT
This window contains:
- a CDS encoding radical SAM protein, with the protein product MDALKTDIQSAFRNEPNFPRERKWKFSELLAEPPVRERWEKVRKYFFLRESTFDMTNRCNLRCDGCYYYEGEKPLAVENRDPESWRKLMQAEKARGITYVVLAGAEPSLVPELMSVCYEEIPLGCIASNGFLPIPEAIGYKIHVSVWGNDDTSARVRQAGGLLERQIKNYRGDPRAVFVYTFTKENIEEAYPVVDTLASCDCRVTFNMFSAPVGYKGSLRHDRESLDRVRAVMRDLLLRHPRHVLFSCYNAVAHTREASLHDLFSCSYPRRNRSTEIGLGRSFRQYRTDLTWDREAACCVPDTDCADCRHYAAGSAVVTARLYRHVTDPLTFRSWLDYVDTYLAVWVMGYEKGENLCNELISPPVNL
- a CDS encoding radical SAM protein, producing the protein MKTVSSLLDEEWYARYRRISNLNIRSSIYDVTNRCNLRCKGCFFFSSGEHEAAREEEDLSKWEAFVESEKERGVNLAILIGGEPTLFLDRIEAFYKRLPTYCATNGLIRVPRERFPDLMIGISLWGDPDDEIRLRGKDTFAISSRNYEGDPWTYYLFTITPRQVGKIEPMVRRIRDVGLKVHMQLLSNDEGVDGFSWTEEQLREVRLEMDGALDTFPETVISSKYYHEIITTGKMFGRPFGWAECPSVTEPMDSRDPRPRRLIRFIRWASDLKTMHRCCTSATRDCSTCKDGAAHMSWVMVNKREHLQSAKDLQNWIEVYEMFAKLYRFIPW
- a CDS encoding beta-ketoacyl-[acyl-carrier-protein] synthase family protein yields the protein MNQERPVILGYDAVSPLGADLESSWQRALRGESGIGPLTRFPLRRNFPVRIAGQVEEIGEAAFSFLHPRDMAQWTSPIFRHALLVVHRALGKSGLEITQDIAPRVAITFSSAIGGLDAVLSADRLLQAENKLPHPFTNPNSCINMVGGKISILTGATGPITSTITACATGATSLIIGALFLQQGMADVVICGAVDFPLVEPIVAGFATMNGAYRPKSGEGEEPPQRASRPFSLHRRGFVVAEGAACIVLATKAFAKAHGLPWSLEMAGWSMTADAFHFVAPNPETVQRCVEESIRSAGLYPADIQVVNAHGTSTKVGDKVEADVLRRVFGQTLPPISANKSQLGHAMGASSAIETVLALEGMLRNTVLPTINYLPDPDIPLESIADKATSVPQEFLLKNAFGFGGCNSCIVFQRTA
- a CDS encoding type II toxin-antitoxin system RelE/ParE family toxin, translated to MRILWSPLAVDRVAEIAEYIAADNPSAAENWVNTVFEKVEELKKFPEIGRVVPEIDIKSIRELIYGNYRIIYRVEKTRLSVLTVRHGKQILPVDEIMP
- a CDS encoding type II toxin-antitoxin system Phd/YefM family antitoxin; the encoded protein is MKRLRINEDIRPMSEFRTGIASFLKQIHDTKRPLIITQHGKGVAVLLDAGEYEAMQEKIEMLQDIQTSLGQIEAGQAIEHEDARNRVMKRIGK